CAGCTTATTCCATTCAACAAGGGTCACTGAGTGATATATAGTTATACACTTATCCAACATGTCTATTCAACAATAATGACCAACCGAAGGCACATGATTACATAATTTTGGACTAGCAAAGAAATTGCAGCTTCATCATTGTGCAGAGTGTGCTCATTTAAACATGCACTCCTGAATTCTTAGGAGATACTATCGCGCAAAATGGTATTTCCACTGATGAATAAAGCTCTTTAGACTTGGCCTCAGAAAAGGAAATTGCAGCTTTGTTGGCTCTAAACTTTTGTGATTATACATTCATTCAGGCTGAATTCAGGATTTGGTAAACTATAACTGGCAGGAAAAAAAGGGAATAACAAATGTCCATGGCTAAGTACCAATCTCGAAGGGCCTTATAACATCAATCAGGACTTGTCATTAGGGAGTAACTTGTAACAAATGAACTTGAGTGCAGGACTGACCACTAGTTAATGGGTACTGTCAGTGAGTGgtaaagaagagaagagatagatAGTACAGTAGTaagcaagaaagaaagaaagaaagggtgACTTACAGAAGCTTGGCATTTTTCATCCAAAGAGCTCTCCTGAGCCTCCTGGATTGCTTGCGGAAGTGGAAAGCACTGTCTTGCATGGTGGAGGTCTTGTCGACGAGTAGCGAGATGCGCTCACCTCTGTCGAGAATCTTCTCAATGTTGTCAACCATGACAGTATGTATCTGCACAATGCAAGTTGGAAGAATGAGCATTTGATTGTAGAGCAAAAATGAAAGGAAATTGTGTGGAAGGCAATAAATAAATAGGATACTTGCCTCACTGACTTCCCCACGGAGACGGTTGAGTGTGTCGGCGCTGGGGTTGCTGGAGAAGTACTCCATTTGCTGATGGAGGACCCTAGAGAACTCATCGTTCATGGCATAGGCGAGCGCATTATGGGCGATTCTGCCATAGTTCTTGATGAACCTCATTTGGATGTCCTCGAGGTAAAGAAAGGGAATTCGTCCTGTAATTAATTATACAACAAGTGATGCTCTATCATACTAGTATGTCTGGATTTCGCTGGCTCGCTACTAATAGAGTAGTAACAGTAAAATAGTTGTATGAAAGGAACATAAATGAATAAGTACATGCAAAAATGCCTAAATTAGCTAATGAAGCAATACAGTTTACCATCTTGAATGAATGAAGAACATACTAAGAAGATGAATGAACGAATCCATCTTATCCTATCCATAGATCATATAGATTAGTAGAGTAATACTAGTAAGTATAAGAGAGTTTGTACTTCCGAAGGTGTCGTTGGCCATGCAGAGGAAGGTGaggccatcggcggcggcggggggaggggagcggagGACGTGGAAGATGTAGCGGTCCTGCGCGAAGCAGAGGCGCGACTCGGCGTCGGGCGGAAGCTTCTCGAGGatgcggcgggcgacggcgccggcgttcCCGGAGACGGCAGAGAACTCGGCGAGAACCACGGTGCCACGCGCCACCACCGCGTAAACGATCGCCATGGATTCTAGATCCAACAACTTAGGCTTGGATAGTTGAATTGATCTGATTGAtttggggttggggttgggcggcgagctcggcggccggcgcgggatgcgagcttggcggcggcggcgagcccggAGGCTGGAGGGTTCCGCCGCCCCGACGAGGTCGTCCTTGTAACCGGCAAGCGAGGAGACggggcggcgaccggcgagcAACGAGATTCGATGGATGGATTAGGGGGGTTTGGATCGAGATTTTTCAGAATTTGCCACTTCAGGATATGCCATCCAATTCGTACTATTTTCAGAATATGCCACTGGGATGCGAATTTTCTTCGTTATGTACCACTCCGTCCACTGACGTCACTCCTCGTCCTCGTCTGTCCGTCTGCCGCCCCGTCtatccgccgacgccgccgctcgtGTCCCCGTCCATCCGTTGGCGCCACCACCGCGTCCCCGTCAATCCGCCACCGGTCGTGTCAGTCGCGTCGTCCATCCGTCCGCGTTCCCGTCCATCCACCGGTGTCGCCGGTCGTGTCAGCCACGCCGTCCGtccatccgccgccgcagcaacaTCCTGCTCAAAGTCGCGGTGGTCGAGGATCTTGCGGCGGAGGTCGTAATCGAGCGAGTCGAGGAGGCCGACCCAGCTATCCTCCCCGTGGATTCGGCGAAGAGCTGCCGAGTCCGACTGTCGCCGTCGGTGGCACCGGTGGACgggtgtcacaccctaaaaattcaaaaaaaatataaattgttgtttaaatggaatttctagaatttattttaaaagtcttgaaaagaaaatctaagtttaataataaattccaatataaaatggggccagataaaatttcattaaatactttgcttaattctataattcctagatttttctgggatttatttgagctaaggaagtatttttaataaatagaattgcatttaagaaataatttaaattgaaaaagttttaaaaagttctcttttgggctttgggccgaaagtcggcccaaaaccttctctctctccccggcccaagtcggcccagttcgcagccgcccgcgcgcgcgcgcgttcagtcgctgacaggtgggtcccacctgtcaggcccgtcgtcttcctcgggccgaaaccctagcgcgccgccgccgagccgccgccgctgtttccttccaatccggccgcccctttccttctccggccaaaTCAATAGAgaggaaatgatcctcgggatctcctctaccttttctcctttggaatctttggctaaatcggtttggaaatcgagggattcgagttcgtctcggattcgACTTTCCCGAACcttccttcctcgtcgccggtcgccgtgggccttcgccttcgcctccgagcccctttaaaaggttccccgtggtctcctctacccgccgccaccctcaccttcgcctctcgtcgccggagtcgccctagcgccgtgtgccctagcttcgccgccgctccagccgtgcgccgccgtcgttccagccgtcgccatcgctcgggaaggccgccgtcgtgttcgccgtcgcgtcgccgtcctcgtccgccccttcgccgtcgccgaagaccgccggagcgtcatcgccgccgtcgacccgaagagcttcgccgcttcctcctcgtcgccgtcgccatccgttgatcttccgccgtcgttttggtcgccggtgagttcgccgtgccgcccgCTTCGTCCTGGTGCCTTCCGTTTgcgtcctcgcgccgtcgttcgccggcgagcgtgcgccgcccgagccggcccagccgcccgagccgccgccgccggggtgacgtcatcgctgacgccaTCAAGTTCGTcctccgtgagccgccgtggacccgatcgatctcggccgtccatcttggattggtttgatctcggccgtccgttcgcgtgaaccgtcgcccgtgcgcccggtccaccgaaaccctagccgctgacgcaataaaccatcttttccttttcaaaaataattcattattgcgtcataattcaatttaaaccgatttaagtgttttaatccgatttaatctttaaaaattcataactaattcatcttagctccaatttagttggttcaagtctctaaatttttctaaaattgagatctacacattaaaaatatccacatgtactgttcatgcttgtttatgtgctgttttggtgattttgcttctttctgcttagattccgtcgtttccggagagtccgttttcgccggagaagagtttgaagagttccaaggccagcaaggcaagtcacacagatcccaaacaaccctttgagcatgttgatcctatttaaagctattgtttcctttcaactattgcatttattttcgaatgtcattgggtggaattaacctattctttgttatggccctcttgttcttgattactttattccttgataccttgggttataataatttgactggttgaactttatttatattggttcaactagatattaggtataattgcttagccctgcttagaaacattagctcactattgggataacttatgattcactgttatttaatgatggcttaatgataattcacgatggttaattgtgattagttgattaattaatgtgccaactaaaacctggtaatggtgggttgtgagcacatggttttgatggtcgtgctcatgacaattaaggaccggttcacgagtttcggttgtgaaacatttatcgtgccaaccataagccagcatgggcaacggctttatcttttgtatagcatggttcattgcggggcaccagactgagaagtggcgaagataagcccacgggggtcgctggggagtccatgccttgtttataagggggtgattatgatccaggaaaggtgcgctgtagtggattgtattatgcgaggggtattgtcacaactcctttccgaggtaccgcggtggtattgaggcacatggtgacatgatgtggggttgtgtcttgtgggtacagtggtacacctctgatcagagtaaaactattcgaatagccgtgcccgcggttatgggcgggtcgaacaatgtctttcgtgattagttacacacttctcaccatagtaatgatgttataattggtaataatttgattagctcctggtttggaatggtatattcctggtttggagatagaactgtacagccgggatggttgtccagaatggttgggcctatacaacagggtatgttgtatagcgttggattaatattgcttaattaatacttaactgttttaaattcccaaatgtttgctaaatgctgcttttgcaaatggagccctattatgccattctttgttatcctgtgcatttgcatatttgctgcgtggcttgctgagtatgtcatatactcaccttgcaatcattcatcagaggaagagttctactaTGAGGCTGATggagtggaggattaggtgtagccttggtcaagctgcctgtggagtggagtcgtccgCGCCgtttttattttccgctgcttagatttttattgattgagaggaactatctacctctgtaataacattttattcgcttattaattagagtaataattgtactctattatcaatttgttattgtgtgcctcggctgattcctggacgagggtttacacacatgtaagcgtttggaattttggatagaaattccgggcgtgacaagttggtatcagagcccccttgaccctaggttatgccaaatggttacccatagaagccctctaaaaatactggaaaagtagaactgttctcctccctttctcttttaattaaaccaaactaatggcacatgcacttcataatctcttttaatggttctcattcaaaatttattccagtgttattagtactgtacatctattactgtactaatggctcattttactagcaaaagttttacaatgttgttttatttaatcttgctgcaataaaataaatttagcaagttgattttataacttgatttcatttcttttgaaacctgttatTCAAAAATACAAAACTTGTGACCTCGTTttcaactgtttcaacttatcttgcaagcttggtttactttattttacttaccttttactttgattttctaaactttattcaaattaatccaaaagcttgtgctattaattggataaatgtcttaactccctcctttcacttgtctttagatgccgcgctacaagcctgagtatctttttggtgttgagggttttgtccaggagttgcgtacgatgtcctttgtcattggatttgggactgtccctttttatgcccagattcgtcatgatcgtcatgaagagaagtgccgagtcaaagtcaccttgaacagtaatagtgaagatattccctcagtgatgttcgaagctggaggaagaaactacatccatgcatgtcaggaggtggcaaggatcgccataggagagctccgtgatcgctacagtgatcagttggccgacactgagtatcgctaccatcctcgccaaccccagggaagtgaccgtggagactgaaggaattgagaatgatgctaccacaaggcatttggttgagatgctgtgggccatggatgaaagtcgtgcagagactgtgttagcagctcaagatcgtgaagatcggaatcgtggtaagatttgcaagttagaagacaaggtggatcgtttggagaaggaattagccgcattgaagggagaagcaccacctcagaaggccaggattcgtcttaccgcaaggaagagagctttatttgtccctcgctatcaattggcgccaaaggttcgtgtggtggagaaagaagttgccccagcagatcctccggtcatcatcataagtagtgatgaagaagaagaatccaagcgcaactgttccaagattgagtgggtagcaacccaagatgatgaagacgagccgaacgagccttcaatcgacctccgatgctcggaagaactagagtgacttgttaagccgttgtcttagatcgttgtgttagtttgcttgttttaagtttggttgtgtgtgtgtgggtcttgcatgtgatttacatcagtggtgggatgtaagtacatgtgtttgtttgctttttgagtgttaggaagttggtgagtttagtggtgtgtgagttttcagtttgtaataatgaaacttagttaagatcaataaaagttaaagtaattctctgccctaagtagttttcccccggtttctcttcttgtgccctgtctatgccagatggtgaacactcgcagcaacgggaatggtcccaacctcaacaaccccaataacaataacaatggagagaatccaacccttgctcaagttcttgctcaacagactcagctaatgaacatgatgatgcagcaacttcagaaccagcagaaccaaggaaataaccatgcaccccctcagaataagttagcagaatttcttcgtgtaaggccgcctgttttctctagtaccactaatcctgttgaagctggtgattggttgcatgccatagagaagaagttggatttgcttcagtgcactgatcaggagaaggtctcatttgcatcacaccagttgcatggccctgcctctgaatggtgggatcacttccgcctgaataggactactgctgaacctatcacttggcttgaattcaccgctgctttccggaagacgcatataccatcgggagtggtgtctctcaagaagaaggaattcaggtcaCTCACTCaaggatctcgctctgttacggagtatttgCACGAATTCAATCGTCTTGcccgttatgctccggaagatgtacgcaatgatgaagagcgtcaggagaagttcttggaaggacttaatgatgagctttcttacccactcatgactgaagattattctgatttccagaaattagtggataaggctattcatcaggaggacaagtacaatcgcatggagcagaagaaacgccggattgctcacttcaaggcacaacaggggaataatcagaagccgcgtcttactttaggaccccagtctatgccacatggaggttcttcgtctgttgttcgtccgcagcatcagttcttcaacaacaatgctggcaacaacatccgtaatcaagctccacgtcctgttgcagcttcgacacagcaacaacctgccaagagggagcaaggcagcaagcctgtggtatgtttcaactgtggagacccaggacattatgctgacaagtgtccaaAGCCCCGAcacgtgaaggttgtccctgcccagagcaactctgctgtaccagcatcaaaggcccgtgtcaatcatgttgcagctgcagaagctcaagatgctccagatgtgattttgggtacgttccttgttaactcagttcctgcaacagtgcttttcgattctggtgctacacattcattcttatctatgagttttgcgggaaatcatgggatggaagtagaagatcttagatgtcctttgatggttagtaccccaagtaatcaagcactctctttgcaacgtagcccctctgtcagaatagaaattcaaggggtaccatttctggccaatcttatattgttagaatccaaagaccttgacgtcattctagggatggactggttagccagacataaaggtgtgatagactgtgctaacagaaaagtaactctcaccagcaatgatggtcgagttgtgactgttcatgcattgtcttctgagtttttaaggtcaagactgaaccagataactttggaagagattcctatagtccgggggtatcctgatgtgttcccagatgatttacctggtatgccacctaaaagggatatagagttcagaaaagatttggtacctggaacaactccgatccataagagaccttatagaatggcagccaatgagttggcagaagttaagaggcaagtagatgatttgcttcagaaaggatacatcagaccgagttcatcaccatggggagctccggttatttttgtggaaaagaaagaccatacccagaggatgtgtgtggactatcgtgcattaaatgatgtgactatcaagaataagtacccgctacccagaattgatgatttgtttgatcagcttaaaggtgccaccgttttctccaagatagatcttcgatcagggtatcaccagttgagaatcaaagaggaagatatacctaagacagcttttaccactaggtacgggttgttcgaatgtactgttatgtcttttggacttaccaatgcccccgctttcttcatgaacttgatgaataaggtgtttatggaatatctagacaagttcgtggtggtctttattgatgacattcttatctactctaagaccaaagaagagcatgaagaacatcttcgccttgcattggagaagctacgagaacatcaattgtatgccaagttcagcaagtgtgaattctggttgtctgaagtaaagttccttggtcacgtcatctcagcaggaggagttgccgtcgatcctagtaatgtggaatccgtaaccaactggaaacaaccaaagacagtttcagagatccgcagtttcctaggcctcgcaggatattatcggaagtttatagagaatttttccaagattgctaagcccatgacacgactgtttcagaaagatgtgaagtacaagtggtcagaagaatgtgagcagagttttcaagagttgaagaatcgcttgatatcagctcctattttgattttgcctgatccaaagaagggtttccaggtgtattgcgatgcatccaaacttgggttaggttgtgttttgatgcaagatgggaaggtggttgcctatgcatctcgtcagttacgtccgcatgaaaagaactaccctactcatgatcttgagttagctgcagtagttcatgcgttgaaaatttggcgtcattatcttttcggtactcgtacagaggtgtacaccgatcacaagagtttaaagtatatctttactcagccggatctgaacatgagacaaaggagatggttggaattaattaaggattatgacatgggaattcattatcacccaggaaaggctaatgtagtagcagacgctcttagcaggaaaggctattgcaatgctacagaaggacgacagttgccactggaattatgcaaggaatttgaaagattgaatttgggaattgtcagtataggtttcgttgcagccttagaagcgaagcccactctaattgatcaagttagagaagctcaaACTAATGATCCGGATATCCAAGAAattaagaagaatatgagaagaggaaaagctattggtttcttggaggatgagcacggaactgtatggttgggtgagagaatctgtgtccccgacaacaaagatttaaaagatgcaattctgaaagaagctcatgatactttatactccattcaccctggtagtactaagatgtaccaggatctcaaggaaaggttttggtgggcaagtatgaagcgtgaaattgcagaatacgtagcagtatgtgatgtttgtcagcgagtcaaggcagaacatcagaaacccgccggtttgttgcagcctttgaagattcctgaatggaaatgggaagaaatcggtatggattttatcactggtttgcCCAAAACGTCAttaggccatgactctatttgggtgatagtcgacagacttaccaaagtggcacatttcattccggtaaaaacaacctattccggaagtcgcttagcagaattgtatatggcaaggattgtgtgtttgcatggcgtccctaagaagatagtgtctgatcgaggcagtcagtttacttcaaatttttggaagaaacttcaggaagagatgggttctaagttgaactttagtactgcttatcatccgcagacagacggacaaactgaaagggtgaatcagattttggaagacatgttgagagcttgtgctttagatttcggtggaagttgggataagaatctaccttatgcagaattttcatacaacaacagttatcaagctagtcttcagatggctccttacgaagca
Above is a window of Oryza sativa Japonica Group chromosome 10, ASM3414082v1 DNA encoding:
- the LOC4348130 gene encoding vesicle-associated membrane protein 714: MAIVYAVVARGTVVLAEFSAVSGNAGAVARRILEKLPPDAESRLCFAQDRYIFHVLRSPPPAAADGLTFLCMANDTFGRRIPFLYLEDIQMRFIKNYGRIAHNALAYAMNDEFSRVLHQQMEYFSSNPSADTLNRLRGEVSEIHTVMVDNIEKILDRGERISLLVDKTSTMQDSAFHFRKQSRRLRRALWMKNAKLLAVLTAVIVLLLYLIIAAFCGGLSLPSCRS